The Streptomyces sp. NBC_00224 genome has a window encoding:
- a CDS encoding family 20 glycosylhydrolase has protein sequence MRLLRFLIAAVCALAALALPGVAAAPARAAAAPPQTVPALRQWAAGSGTYTFTATSRITVDPAYTAQLSDEAATLADDLAAQTGRTVAVVTGTPAAGDIGLTLGDTALPAEGYRMTVDQAVTIRAGTDTGAFYGTRTLLQLLHQSVSVPAGTAVDWPTKPERGLMIDQGRKFFTVAWVRQHIKELAYLKLNYFHFHLSDTFGFRLESSTHPEIVSADHYTKQDIADLVALGQKYHVTIVPEIDTPGHMNAVLAAHPELKLKNSSGTASAEFIDLSLPGSYTLIKDLINEYLPLFPARYWHIGADEYVTDYNSYPQLLSYARAHYGANATAKDTYYGYVNWADALVRAGGKTTRMWNDGIKSGDGTVTPNADILVEYWYNYGLTPQQLAAAGHTVANESWTPTYYVLGGAKPDTKWMYETWTPDLFQGGNTLTDPARNPGSLIHVWCDNPNAETEDQIAGGIMYPLRGLAQQTWGSPKPTSSYASFTPIVAAVGHNPAWPGLAQPGNLARNRPTTASSNETANFPPASATDGDPATRWSSAYTDPQWLQVDLGSTQNVNRVVLRWEAAYGKAFQIQLSDDATTWRTLYSTTSGTGGVQDLTGLSGSGRHIRLYATQRGTSYGYSLYEFEVYGGQLSGTRTLTAGGKALDDPASSGTSGTQLITWTPHGGPNQQWQLTLNGDGSYTMVNGSSKLCADVAGSATTAGAAVVQATCAGRDSQRWQLTGLGGGRYTVANKNSVLLLTTASATDGALVTQQAANGSAYQQWQVT, from the coding sequence ATGCGACTGCTCAGATTCCTGATCGCCGCGGTCTGCGCGCTGGCCGCACTCGCCCTGCCCGGCGTCGCCGCCGCGCCCGCACGAGCGGCCGCCGCACCCCCGCAGACCGTTCCGGCGCTGCGACAGTGGGCGGCCGGCTCCGGCACGTACACCTTCACCGCCACCAGCCGGATCACCGTCGACCCCGCCTACACCGCCCAACTCTCCGACGAGGCAGCCACGTTGGCGGACGACCTCGCCGCGCAGACCGGGCGGACCGTGGCCGTCGTCACGGGGACGCCCGCCGCCGGCGACATCGGGCTCACACTCGGCGACACCGCACTGCCCGCCGAGGGCTACCGGATGACCGTCGACCAGGCAGTCACCATCCGGGCCGGAACCGACACCGGCGCCTTCTACGGCACCCGCACGCTCCTCCAACTGCTGCACCAGTCCGTCTCAGTGCCCGCCGGGACGGCCGTGGACTGGCCCACCAAGCCCGAGCGCGGCCTCATGATCGACCAGGGCCGTAAGTTCTTCACCGTCGCCTGGGTCCGGCAGCACATCAAGGAGCTGGCCTACCTCAAGCTCAACTACTTCCACTTCCACCTGTCGGACACGTTCGGCTTCCGCCTGGAGAGCTCCACCCACCCCGAGATCGTCTCCGCCGACCACTACACCAAGCAGGACATCGCCGACCTGGTGGCGCTCGGGCAGAAATACCACGTCACCATCGTCCCGGAGATCGACACCCCCGGACACATGAACGCGGTCCTGGCCGCCCACCCCGAACTCAAGCTCAAGAACAGCTCCGGCACGGCCAGCGCCGAGTTCATCGACCTCTCGCTGCCCGGTTCGTACACCCTGATCAAGGATCTGATCAACGAGTACCTGCCGCTCTTCCCCGCCCGCTACTGGCACATCGGCGCGGACGAGTACGTCACCGACTACAACAGCTACCCCCAGCTGCTCAGCTACGCCCGCGCCCACTACGGCGCGAACGCCACCGCCAAGGACACCTACTACGGGTACGTCAACTGGGCCGACGCGCTGGTGCGGGCGGGCGGGAAGACCACCCGGATGTGGAACGACGGCATCAAGTCCGGCGACGGCACCGTCACCCCGAACGCGGACATCCTCGTCGAGTACTGGTACAACTACGGCCTCACCCCGCAGCAGCTGGCGGCGGCCGGACACACCGTGGCCAACGAGTCCTGGACTCCCACCTATTACGTCCTCGGGGGCGCCAAACCCGACACCAAGTGGATGTACGAGACGTGGACCCCGGACCTCTTCCAGGGCGGCAACACCCTCACCGACCCGGCCAGGAACCCGGGCTCGCTGATCCACGTGTGGTGCGACAACCCCAACGCCGAGACCGAGGACCAGATCGCGGGCGGCATCATGTACCCGCTGCGCGGCCTGGCCCAGCAGACCTGGGGGTCCCCGAAGCCGACGAGCAGTTACGCCTCGTTCACCCCGATCGTCGCGGCCGTCGGCCACAACCCCGCCTGGCCCGGTCTGGCCCAGCCGGGCAACCTCGCCCGCAACCGCCCCACCACCGCCTCCAGCAACGAGACCGCGAACTTCCCGCCCGCCTCGGCCACCGACGGCGACCCCGCCACCCGCTGGTCCAGCGCGTACACCGACCCGCAGTGGCTCCAGGTCGACCTCGGCTCCACCCAGAACGTCAACCGCGTGGTGCTCCGCTGGGAGGCCGCGTACGGCAAGGCCTTCCAGATCCAGCTCTCCGACGACGCCACGACCTGGCGCACCCTCTACTCCACCACCAGCGGCACCGGCGGTGTGCAGGACCTCACCGGGCTGTCCGGCTCCGGGCGCCACATCCGCCTGTACGCCACCCAGCGCGGCACCTCGTACGGATACTCACTGTACGAATTCGAGGTGTACGGCGGCCAGTTGAGCGGAACCCGCACCCTCACCGCGGGCGGCAAGGCGCTCGACGACCCGGCGAGCTCCGGCACGTCCGGCACCCAGCTGATCACCTGGACCCCGCACGGCGGGCCCAACCAGCAGTGGCAGCTGACCCTCAACGGCGACGGCAGCTACACGATGGTGAACGGCTCCTCCAAGCTCTGCGCGGACGTGGCCGGGAGCGCCACCACCGCGGGCGCCGCCGTAGTCCAGGCGACCTGCGCCGGCCGTGACAGCCAGCGCTGGCAGCTCACCGGCCTCGGCGGAGGCCGCTACACGGTCGCCAACAAGAACAGCGTGCTCCTGCTGACCACCGCTTCCGCCACCGACGGCGCCCTGGTCACCCAACAGGCGGCCAACGGCTCCGCGTACCAGCAGTGGCAGGTCACCTGA
- a CDS encoding cupin domain-containing protein: MDVVSDAISAVRVGRPSSNRVRASGSWCTRLAPYDGAGFHIVLEGSCWLLPDGGAPVALGVGDAVLLPHGAGHVLADSAVDAEAVARAVPFDDWSGDGYPPSGPMPAVSADTQARLHVLCGKYRLDHSRVHPLMAELPQVVHLPHRVGRHPELRAAIDLLGGELGSPRPGAGIAVPSLLDLLLVYMIRAWMNESTAGAWSAALGDPVVATALRALHADPAAPWSNDRLATEAGVSRPTLARRFTALVGRPPMAYLTWWRLTRAATLLRDTTDPLAAIAARIGYGTPYAFSHAFNREFGTTPGRYREGHQGDRARGPA, encoded by the coding sequence GTGGATGTGGTGAGTGATGCGATCTCGGCCGTACGGGTAGGGCGGCCCTCCTCCAACCGGGTGCGGGCGAGCGGGAGCTGGTGCACACGCCTCGCCCCCTACGACGGAGCCGGTTTCCACATCGTCCTTGAGGGCTCCTGCTGGCTGCTGCCCGACGGCGGCGCCCCGGTCGCGCTCGGCGTGGGCGACGCGGTGCTGCTGCCGCACGGCGCGGGGCACGTGCTCGCGGACTCCGCCGTCGACGCGGAGGCCGTGGCACGGGCGGTGCCGTTCGACGACTGGTCCGGTGACGGGTATCCGCCCTCGGGGCCCATGCCTGCCGTTTCCGCCGACACGCAGGCGCGACTCCACGTGCTCTGCGGGAAGTACCGGCTCGACCACAGCCGTGTCCACCCGCTCATGGCGGAGCTGCCGCAGGTCGTCCATCTGCCGCACCGTGTGGGCCGCCACCCCGAACTCCGCGCCGCCATCGACCTGTTGGGCGGCGAGCTCGGCAGCCCGCGCCCCGGCGCGGGCATCGCGGTCCCCAGCCTGCTCGACCTCCTGCTCGTCTATATGATCCGGGCCTGGATGAACGAGAGCACGGCCGGAGCGTGGTCGGCCGCGTTGGGCGACCCGGTGGTGGCGACCGCCCTGCGCGCGCTGCACGCGGACCCGGCCGCCCCGTGGAGCAACGACCGGCTGGCCACCGAGGCCGGTGTCTCCCGCCCCACCCTGGCCCGCCGGTTCACCGCGCTGGTGGGCCGCCCGCCGATGGCGTACCTCACCTGGTGGCGGCTGACCCGCGCGGCGACCCTGCTCCGCGACACGACCGACCCGCTGGCCGCCATCGCCGCCCGGATCGGCTACGGCACCCCGTACGCCTTCTCCCACGCCTTCAACAGGGAGTTCGGCACCACACCCGGCCGCTACCGCGAAGGCCATCAAGGCGATCGCGCCCGCGGACCGGCATAG